Within the Gammaproteobacteria bacterium genome, the region AGCAACGCTGGGTGGAGTCATCCTTGAGGGCAAGGAAGTCAACGCTCCAGGACCCGATCGTGCTGTGGTTTTTCAAAATCATTCTTTACTTCCATGGCTCACGGCTTTCGATAATGTGGCTTTGGCTGTGAATTCAGTACGCAAGGATTTGAGCAAGCAAGAAAAACATAAATGGATACTCCACAATCTGGAGTTGGTTCACATGGCACATGCATCCGATAAGCGCCCGGCAGAACTTTCCGGCGGCATGAAGCAACGAGTGGGCATTGCACGTGCGCTTGCCATGAATCCTAAAGTGTTATTAATGGATGAACCTTTTGGCGCACTGGACGCACTGACGCGCGCTCATATGCAAGACTCATTAATGGAAATTCAAAATGATCTCAAAAACACGGTAATCATGATCACACATGATGTCGATGAGGCCGTATTGTTATCAGATCGGATCGTGATGATGAGCAATGGTCCGGCCGCGAAAATTGGTGAGATACTTGAAGTCACTTTGCCGCGTCCGCGCAACCGTCTCGAACTAGCTAATAATGCTGACTATAACCATTACCGTGCGGAAGTATTACGCTTTCTGCATGATCGTAGTTTTCATAATCAGTCAGGAATAGAAGAAGGCGTTACTCAGGAAAGCGATAAAGAAAAAATCAGTGATGAGCTGTCTGTCGTTACAGGTGCTTCAAAAGAAGCCGCATAAAACACTTATTTAAGTGACAAAATAAAAGTATCCGAATATGAATAAAACGAAGATCCTGGTGATTGGCAACGGTATGGTAGGACATCACTTTGTTGAAACACTGGCTAATTCCGACGCTGATGTTGAGATTACTGTGCTGGGTGGCGAGACCGTACCAGCCTATGATCGTGTTCATCTCTCCGAGGTTTTTGATGGTAAGGAGCCATCTGATCTTGCGATGACGACCACAGAGTATTACGACACTTTGCAAGTCAAATATCACTTTGGTGATTTTGTTACTGAGTTGGATCGTGAAAGCAAACAGGTCACTACAGAGAGTGGTGCAGTTTTTCAATACGATAAGCTGGTGCTTGCAACTGGTTCATACGCATTTATTCCACCCATTCAGGGTAATGACCTTGAACATTGTCTGGCATATCGAACACTGGAAGATCTGGATGCAATTAAAGCTTCAGCGCGTGATGCCAAGACTGGTGTTGTTGTCGGTGGTGGCTTACTGGGACTGGAGTGTGCAAATGCTTTGAAAAACCTGGGGCTGGAAGCACATGTGGTTGAGTTTGCCCCCGGTTTGATGGGCGTTCAACTTGATCAAGACGGCAGTTCGATGCTGCGTCGAAAGATCGAAGCGCTCGGTGTAAAGGTACATACCAGTAAAGCGACACAAACCATAACGGCCGGTGATCAGTCACGTTTGAAAATGTCTTTCGCGGATGGCGGGGAGCTGGAAACCGATTTAATCGTCTTCTCGGCGGGTATTCGCCCCTATGATCAGCTCGCACGCGATGCGGGGTTGGAACTGGGTGCGCGCGGAGGAGTAAAAGTTAACGAATATTGTATGAGTTCGGATGAGAATATTTTAGCAATTGGTGAGTGTGCATCCTATCAAGATTTCATCTATGGTTTAGTTGCACCGGGTTATCGTATGGCAGAAACGGCTGTTTCACAGATTGTTGATAACTCGCGATCATTTGCCGGAGCCGACATGAGCACCAAGCTCAAACTACTGGGTGTCGATGTAGGCAGTATTGGTGATGCGCATGCACAGGCAGCAGGTGCAAAGGCGTATGTATTCAATGACGAGCCGAATCAGATCTATAAAAAGATCGTGGTCAACTCAGAGGGAACACGCTTAACGGGAGCGATTCTAGTCGGTGATACTGAGACCTATGATGTGATGTTGCAGTTGTATCTGAATGACATGGATATTCCCGAGAATCCTGTGAGTCTATTGATCCCCGAT harbors:
- a CDS encoding ATP-binding cassette domain-containing protein; its protein translation is MANVFLEISQLVVDFPTKNGAFRALDGIDLKISEGEFVSIIGHSGCGKSTVLNVVAGLNQATLGGVILEGKEVNAPGPDRAVVFQNHSLLPWLTAFDNVALAVNSVRKDLSKQEKHKWILHNLELVHMAHASDKRPAELSGGMKQRVGIARALAMNPKVLLMDEPFGALDALTRAHMQDSLMEIQNDLKNTVIMITHDVDEAVLLSDRIVMMSNGPAAKIGEILEVTLPRPRNRLELANNADYNHYRAEVLRFLHDRSFHNQSGIEEGVTQESDKEKISDELSVVTGASKEAA